In Lactococcus paracarnosus, a genomic segment contains:
- the nifJ gene encoding pyruvate:ferredoxin (flavodoxin) oxidoreductase gives MRKTMDGNMAAAHVAYAFTEVASIYPITPSSPMAEYTDEWQANGRKNIWGDTVSISEMQSEAGAAGAIHGALKAGALATTYTASQGLLLMLPNMYKIAGELLPSVIHVAARAISTNALNIFGDQSDVMTARATGYVMLAESSVQEVMDLSAVAHLATIEASVPFMNFFDGFRTSHELQKIEVLDYADLGPMINQEKLQDFRDRAMNPDHPTVSGTNQNADIHFQQRETTNSYYEKVPAIVQKYMGKINDLRGTDYDLVNYYGAADASEVIVSIGSVGETIEQTVDYLNAQGRKVGFLNIHLYRPFPSQNFLDKLPKSATKIAVLDRTKEPGADGEPLYLDVKSVLFDQARELTVIGGRYGIGSKDTTPNQIVSVFDELLKPTPKKQFTIGITDDVTNLSLDPGHSLDLTPSSTFQAKFWGFGSDGTVGANKSAIKIIGNHTEKYVQGAFSYDSKKSGGLTVSHLRFGDTPIKSTYMIQHADFVSLSTASYVHQYDVLKGLKKGGTFLLNTVWTDEQLGHHLPSRVKRYIAENDIQFYTMNAVEIAGKAGLGRRINTAMQVGFFKLSAIMPFDDVFSILKKDAHDSYARKSMKIVEQNWQAMDLAVDGLHQVIVPENWATAKDPEAVKVDGKPTTKYVFEIVNNVNAQEGDGLSVGDLMANEMTDGRMPLGTTAYEKRGVALEVPIWDVDKCTMCNECSFVCPHAAIRPFLLDEDEMNEAPEGYLVKDYRGTDGLMYRIQVSVEDCTGCGLCVEACPAKGKALEMKPYEEVRAEAANWAFSMTLKTKANPAKANSVIGSQFNTPLLEFSGACSGCGETPYVKLLTQMFGDRMMIANATGCSSIWGGAAPVSPYTTNDAGQGPAWSNSLLEDNAEFGYGMWLASQARRNKLAKDLTTLLSDTVVPAEIAALIQDWIDHKDMSDGTRQRAEKLKHVLSELGPDFDSIRARQDQFVKPTQWMIGGDGWAYDIGFGGIDHVIASGADVNMLVMDNEVYANTGGQVSKGTPRSAIEKFSAAGKTAAKKDLGFMAMTYGNVYVAQIASGANKMQTIKAFEEAERHNGPSIIIAYTPCISHGLRGGMSETLREAKEAVESGYWQLYRYNPNLEDIGKNPLTLDYKKPDFDKMTDFMTQQVRFASLKRVKPDAAQALFDKTTADARRKFVRYARISGDLDKFLAKEAKAKGEELVTVETVKSERPKREKDPEAEARRAARRAERAAKRELK, from the coding sequence ATGCGCAAAACAATGGACGGGAATATGGCAGCAGCACACGTTGCTTATGCGTTCACCGAAGTTGCATCTATCTATCCGATCACCCCATCAAGTCCTATGGCTGAATACACGGATGAGTGGCAGGCAAATGGTCGAAAAAATATCTGGGGAGATACCGTCTCTATCAGTGAAATGCAATCTGAAGCAGGCGCTGCGGGAGCGATTCATGGTGCGCTCAAAGCTGGTGCTCTAGCGACGACTTATACTGCCTCGCAAGGGCTTTTATTGATGCTACCAAACATGTATAAAATCGCTGGTGAACTTTTACCCAGTGTGATTCATGTCGCAGCGCGTGCCATCTCTACTAATGCGCTAAATATCTTTGGTGACCAATCAGATGTCATGACTGCTAGAGCGACTGGTTATGTCATGTTAGCAGAGTCTTCAGTTCAAGAAGTCATGGATTTATCTGCTGTGGCCCACCTTGCGACGATAGAAGCATCTGTGCCATTTATGAACTTTTTTGATGGCTTTAGAACGTCTCATGAACTGCAAAAAATAGAGGTTTTGGACTATGCTGATTTAGGGCCAATGATCAACCAAGAAAAATTGCAAGATTTTCGAGATCGGGCGATGAATCCTGATCATCCGACTGTTTCAGGTACGAATCAAAATGCAGATATTCACTTTCAACAACGTGAGACGACAAATAGTTACTATGAAAAAGTCCCAGCCATCGTTCAAAAATATATGGGTAAGATTAATGACTTGCGTGGGACTGATTATGATTTAGTTAATTATTATGGTGCAGCAGATGCTAGTGAAGTTATCGTCTCTATCGGATCTGTTGGCGAAACAATTGAGCAAACTGTTGACTATTTAAACGCGCAAGGCCGCAAAGTTGGCTTCTTAAATATTCACTTATATCGCCCATTTCCTAGCCAAAATTTTCTGGATAAGCTACCTAAAAGTGCGACGAAAATCGCTGTATTGGATCGGACTAAAGAACCTGGTGCTGATGGAGAACCGCTTTATCTAGATGTCAAATCTGTGCTTTTTGACCAAGCAAGGGAGTTGACAGTCATCGGTGGGCGCTACGGTATCGGTTCTAAAGACACGACACCCAACCAGATTGTATCAGTGTTTGATGAGTTGCTTAAGCCAACACCTAAAAAGCAGTTTACGATTGGGATTACGGATGATGTAACTAATCTGTCACTAGATCCTGGTCACTCGCTTGATTTAACACCAAGTTCAACTTTCCAAGCTAAATTCTGGGGATTTGGGTCTGATGGGACAGTTGGCGCCAATAAATCTGCCATCAAAATTATTGGTAATCATACTGAAAAATACGTACAAGGCGCTTTTTCCTATGATTCTAAAAAATCTGGTGGGCTGACAGTGAGTCATCTGCGTTTTGGTGATACACCAATCAAATCAACCTATATGATTCAACATGCTGATTTTGTTAGTCTATCTACCGCAAGTTATGTCCACCAGTATGATGTGCTTAAAGGCCTGAAAAAAGGTGGGACTTTCTTATTAAATACAGTCTGGACTGATGAACAACTCGGTCATCACCTGCCAAGCCGTGTGAAACGCTATATCGCAGAAAATGACATTCAGTTTTACACGATGAACGCTGTAGAAATAGCAGGTAAAGCAGGACTTGGTCGTAGGATCAACACTGCTATGCAAGTAGGCTTCTTTAAGTTATCAGCCATCATGCCATTTGACGATGTATTTAGTATTCTGAAAAAGGATGCTCATGACAGTTATGCCAGAAAATCGATGAAAATCGTTGAGCAAAACTGGCAGGCTATGGACTTGGCAGTTGATGGCTTGCATCAAGTGATTGTACCAGAGAATTGGGCGACGGCCAAAGATCCAGAAGCTGTAAAAGTGGACGGAAAACCGACGACTAAATATGTATTTGAAATCGTCAACAATGTCAATGCTCAAGAAGGCGATGGTCTATCAGTTGGTGATTTGATGGCAAATGAGATGACAGATGGCCGTATGCCGCTCGGGACGACAGCCTATGAAAAACGAGGGGTTGCCCTAGAAGTCCCTATTTGGGATGTGGACAAATGTACCATGTGTAATGAGTGTAGTTTTGTCTGTCCACATGCAGCCATTCGCCCTTTCCTTTTAGATGAAGATGAAATGAATGAGGCACCAGAAGGTTACCTTGTTAAAGATTACAGGGGTACTGATGGGCTCATGTATCGGATTCAAGTGTCTGTTGAGGACTGTACAGGGTGTGGTCTTTGTGTTGAAGCTTGTCCAGCAAAAGGGAAGGCGCTAGAGATGAAACCCTATGAAGAAGTCAGGGCTGAGGCAGCAAACTGGGCTTTCTCTATGACCTTGAAGACTAAGGCCAATCCTGCCAAAGCGAATTCAGTCATCGGCTCACAGTTTAATACACCATTACTTGAGTTTTCAGGTGCTTGTTCGGGCTGTGGTGAAACGCCTTATGTTAAGCTATTGACACAGATGTTTGGTGATCGGATGATGATTGCTAATGCGACTGGCTGTTCATCTATCTGGGGAGGCGCTGCACCAGTTAGTCCTTATACGACCAATGATGCAGGACAAGGTCCAGCCTGGTCAAACTCACTACTAGAAGATAATGCAGAGTTTGGCTATGGCATGTGGCTAGCGTCTCAGGCACGCCGTAATAAGTTAGCCAAAGATTTGACAACCTTGCTGTCTGATACAGTAGTGCCTGCAGAAATAGCAGCCTTGATCCAAGACTGGATCGACCATAAAGATATGTCTGATGGCACACGACAACGTGCAGAAAAGCTCAAGCATGTTCTGTCAGAACTTGGTCCAGACTTTGACAGTATCCGAGCACGACAAGACCAATTTGTTAAACCAACTCAATGGATGATTGGTGGAGATGGTTGGGCCTATGATATTGGTTTTGGCGGGATCGACCATGTAATCGCAAGTGGTGCCGATGTTAATATGCTTGTCATGGATAATGAAGTCTATGCAAACACCGGTGGTCAGGTCTCTAAAGGAACACCACGATCAGCGATTGAAAAATTCTCAGCAGCAGGTAAAACAGCTGCTAAGAAAGATCTAGGCTTCATGGCCATGACCTACGGTAATGTTTATGTGGCACAGATTGCATCAGGTGCCAATAAAATGCAAACAATCAAAGCATTTGAAGAAGCAGAACGTCATAATGGCCCCTCTATTATCATCGCCTATACACCCTGTATTTCACATGGATTACGTGGTGGTATGTCAGAGACATTGCGCGAGGCCAAGGAAGCAGTTGAGTCAGGATATTGGCAGTTATACCGCTATAATCCTAATTTAGAAGATATCGGTAAAAATCCATTAACGCTGGATTATAAAAAACCAGATTTTGATAAGATGACTGACTTTATGACCCAACAGGTCCGATTTGCTAGTCTAAAACGAGTTAAACCAGATGCTGCACAAGCCTTGTTTGATAAAACAACCGCTGATGCACGTCGGAAATTTGTTCGCTATGCTAGAATTTCTGGAGATTTAGATAAATTTTTAGCCAAGGAAGCCAAGGCTAAAGGTGAAGAGCTTGTTACAGTTGAGACTGTCAAATCAGAACGACCCAAGCGAGAAAAAGATCCTGAGGCAGAAGCTAGACGTGCTGCTAGACGAGCAGAACGTGCCGCAAAACGTGAGCTGAAATAA
- the uvrA gene encoding excinuclease ABC subunit UvrA, with the protein MAQENIVIHGARAHNLKNIDVTIPRDKLVVMTGLSGSGKSSLAFDTLYAEGQRRYVESLSAYARQFLGNMDKPDVDSIDGLSPAISIDQKTTSKNPRSTVGTVTEIHDYLRLLYARVGTPFCINGHGKITAQSVEEIVDSVLGLPEKQRLQILAPIVRAKKGQHKKIFEKIQKDGYVRVRVDGDVYDVSDAPELDKNKKHDIDVVIDRIVLKDGIRGRLFDSVEAALRQGDGYVKIDTMDGNELLFSEYYACPICGFSVPELEPRLFSFNAPQGACSDCDGLGMRLEVDLDLVVPDGSKTIREGAVVPWYSGTSTYYPAILEQAMTAFGVDLDTPFDSLSEADKTLIFDGSGDRLFHFYHEGDFGLRDLDMAFVGVIPNIFRRYETGSDGTKTQMRAYMNELPCQTCHGKRLNGQALSVKMNGEAGYDIADLSALPIGEHLALIQSLTLTENEEMIARPIIKEVGDRLSFLKNVGLDYLTLSRNSGTLSGGESQRIRLATQIGSNLSGVLYILDEPSIGLHQRDNDRLIESLKKMRDLGNTLIVVEHDEDTMMAADYLIDIGPGAGDLGGEIIAAGTPKQVAKNRKSITGQYLSGKKKIPVPTSRRAVDAEKTVKITGASENNLQNLTVDFPLGIMTAVTGVSGSGKSTLVNSILKKALAQKLNRNSEKPGKYKSISGYEGIERLIDIDQSPIGRTPRSNPATYTSVFDDIRDLFANTNEAKIRGYKKGRFSFNVKGGRCEACSGDGIIKIEMHFLPDVYVPCEVCRGRRYNSETLEVHYKEKNISEVLEMRVSDAVNYFKHIPKIERKLQTIVDVGLGYVTLGQPATTLSGGEAQRMKLASELQKRSTGKSFYILDEPTTGLHTEDIATLLGVLNRLVEQGNTIVVIEHNLDVIKTADHIIDLGPEGGIGGGTILAVGTPEAVAQVADSYTGSYLKEKLN; encoded by the coding sequence TTGGCACAGGAAAATATTGTAATACACGGCGCTCGCGCCCATAATCTTAAAAATATAGATGTCACCATTCCCAGAGATAAATTGGTGGTCATGACAGGACTGTCAGGCTCTGGAAAATCATCACTTGCATTTGATACCCTTTATGCAGAAGGACAACGCCGTTATGTTGAAAGTCTGTCAGCCTATGCCAGACAGTTTTTAGGCAACATGGATAAACCAGATGTTGATAGTATCGATGGCTTATCACCTGCTATTTCAATCGACCAAAAGACGACCTCTAAAAATCCACGTTCGACAGTTGGTACAGTGACAGAAATTCATGATTATCTGCGCCTCCTCTATGCCCGAGTTGGCACACCTTTTTGTATCAATGGTCACGGTAAAATTACGGCACAATCTGTCGAAGAAATCGTCGATAGTGTCCTTGGTCTACCCGAAAAGCAACGCCTACAAATCTTAGCACCAATCGTCCGAGCAAAAAAAGGCCAGCATAAGAAAATTTTTGAGAAAATCCAAAAAGATGGCTATGTCCGTGTCCGGGTAGATGGAGATGTCTATGATGTATCTGATGCACCGGAGCTTGATAAAAATAAAAAGCATGATATTGACGTTGTCATCGATAGGATTGTCCTAAAAGACGGTATTCGAGGTAGGCTCTTTGACTCTGTTGAGGCTGCCTTACGTCAAGGTGATGGTTATGTCAAGATTGATACAATGGATGGCAATGAATTACTTTTTAGTGAGTATTATGCCTGCCCAATCTGTGGCTTTTCTGTTCCCGAACTTGAACCACGCTTGTTCTCATTTAATGCACCACAAGGGGCCTGTTCAGACTGTGATGGTCTGGGCATGCGACTAGAAGTTGACCTTGACTTAGTTGTTCCTGATGGTAGTAAAACAATCCGTGAAGGTGCAGTCGTTCCTTGGTACTCTGGGACATCGACTTACTATCCTGCTATTTTAGAGCAAGCAATGACTGCATTTGGTGTTGATCTAGATACGCCATTTGACAGCTTATCTGAAGCAGATAAAACGCTGATTTTTGATGGATCTGGCGACCGGCTGTTTCATTTTTATCACGAGGGTGATTTTGGCTTGCGTGATCTAGATATGGCCTTTGTCGGTGTCATCCCAAATATTTTCAGACGATATGAAACAGGGTCTGATGGGACGAAGACACAAATGCGTGCCTATATGAATGAGTTGCCTTGTCAAACTTGTCACGGTAAACGGTTAAATGGTCAAGCCCTATCAGTTAAAATGAATGGCGAAGCAGGCTATGATATCGCTGATTTGTCAGCCTTACCAATCGGTGAACATCTCGCCTTGATTCAGTCATTGACCTTAACAGAAAATGAAGAGATGATTGCACGGCCGATTATTAAGGAAGTAGGCGATCGCCTGAGCTTCTTGAAGAATGTCGGCTTAGATTATCTGACCTTGTCACGTAATTCAGGTACCTTGTCAGGTGGTGAGAGTCAGCGTATTCGCTTAGCCACACAAATTGGGTCTAACTTGTCAGGTGTCCTCTACATTTTGGATGAGCCGTCTATCGGCCTTCACCAACGAGATAATGACCGCTTGATTGAATCCTTGAAAAAAATGCGGGATTTAGGCAATACCCTGATTGTTGTCGAGCATGATGAAGATACGATGATGGCAGCTGATTATCTGATTGACATCGGCCCTGGAGCAGGTGATTTAGGTGGCGAAATTATCGCAGCGGGTACACCTAAGCAAGTCGCTAAAAACAGAAAATCGATCACTGGTCAATACCTATCAGGTAAGAAGAAAATCCCAGTACCGACTAGTCGCAGAGCAGTAGATGCAGAAAAAACTGTCAAGATTACAGGTGCATCTGAAAATAATTTGCAAAACTTGACTGTTGATTTTCCTTTAGGTATCATGACAGCCGTTACAGGCGTATCAGGATCTGGTAAGTCAACTTTGGTTAATAGCATTCTTAAAAAAGCACTTGCTCAGAAACTCAATCGCAATAGTGAGAAACCTGGTAAATATAAGTCTATTTCTGGGTATGAAGGCATTGAACGCTTGATAGATATCGATCAGAGTCCGATTGGCCGAACACCACGTTCCAATCCAGCAACCTATACCTCAGTTTTTGATGATATTCGGGATTTGTTTGCCAATACCAATGAAGCTAAAATTCGTGGCTATAAAAAAGGTCGATTCTCTTTTAATGTCAAGGGTGGTAGATGTGAGGCCTGTTCTGGTGATGGGATTATCAAAATTGAGATGCATTTCTTACCAGATGTCTATGTCCCTTGTGAAGTGTGTCGTGGCAGACGCTATAACTCGGAAACACTGGAAGTTCACTATAAAGAAAAAAATATCTCAGAAGTGCTAGAGATGCGTGTATCAGATGCGGTTAACTACTTTAAGCATATTCCAAAAATTGAGCGCAAACTTCAGACTATCGTTGATGTCGGTCTAGGCTATGTCACATTAGGTCAGCCAGCGACGACACTTTCAGGTGGCGAAGCACAGCGGATGAAACTAGCTAGCGAACTCCAAAAACGGTCAACTGGTAAGTCGTTCTATATCTTGGATGAGCCAACAACGGGCTTACATACTGAGGACATCGCAACCTTACTAGGTGTTTTAAATCGCCTTGTTGAACAAGGCAATACGATTGTTGTCATCGAGCATAATTTAGATGTCATCAAAACAGCAGATCATATTATTGATTTGGGTCCAGAAGGTGGTATCGGTGGTGGTACAATCTTAGCTGTTGGCACGCCAGAAGCAGTTGCTCAAGTGGCTGATTCTTATACAGGTAGCTATTTAAAAGAAAAACTGAATTAA
- a CDS encoding PLP-dependent aminotransferase family protein, with amino-acid sequence MDWQIIRENKTPLYQVIMKYIMQEIQSGQLLPGEKLPSERRLADLIGVNRSTIVRVMTELEAKGIVKRKQGSGTIINDGKWGMLNEPVVSWHQLIQADQSDPQQVFMARLQAKLQDELVIDAYTGELPIDLVPAFELPKTNWRDFIEADKKQDAFGYVPLRQAISDMVQADYQMSLPVEQMMITSGGHQAIFLIIQTLLSSGDAIGICMPSFLYALPLFQTAGIRLFGIEMDSEGMCVSSLEDEILKHRIKLVILNPTFQNPTGITMSLARRQAIVKLCRSYQIPIIEDDAFGLLHFDQKNIVPPLKQLDPQNVIYIGSLSKFLGSTTKIGWISAPLAVLDKLSTARQDLDLTLSIFPQVLAKDALSDASFPDKIKGLRQQIRDRQAYFFDRIGDGLTCRRPLGGFYVWVSLSPEKNLAKQLDQLMAAGILCLPSFVFGDKAPAIRLNIARLTFSEIDYLSETLRQIIV; translated from the coding sequence ATGGATTGGCAAATTATTAGGGAAAATAAGACACCCCTTTATCAAGTGATCATGAAATATATCATGCAAGAGATTCAATCTGGACAACTCTTACCAGGTGAGAAACTACCATCTGAACGGCGACTTGCAGACCTGATTGGTGTGAATCGCTCGACCATTGTCCGTGTCATGACAGAGCTTGAAGCAAAAGGTATTGTTAAGCGCAAACAAGGTAGTGGGACGATCATTAATGATGGGAAATGGGGGATGCTAAATGAGCCTGTCGTCAGTTGGCATCAGTTGATACAAGCGGATCAATCAGATCCACAGCAGGTATTTATGGCACGCCTACAAGCGAAATTACAAGATGAGCTTGTAATTGATGCCTATACAGGTGAGCTGCCGATTGATTTAGTACCAGCTTTTGAGCTACCCAAAACCAATTGGCGTGACTTTATTGAGGCAGATAAAAAACAAGATGCATTTGGCTATGTCCCCTTACGACAAGCGATATCAGACATGGTCCAAGCAGACTATCAGATGTCGCTACCAGTTGAACAGATGATGATTACCTCTGGTGGGCATCAGGCGATTTTTCTGATCATCCAAACCTTATTAAGTAGTGGGGATGCAATTGGTATTTGCATGCCTTCCTTTTTATATGCCTTACCCTTATTTCAGACAGCAGGGATTCGCTTATTTGGGATTGAAATGGACAGTGAGGGCATGTGCGTATCAAGTCTGGAAGATGAAATTTTAAAACATCGGATTAAGCTGGTTATTCTAAATCCAACCTTTCAAAATCCAACTGGCATCACCATGTCCTTAGCCAGACGTCAGGCAATCGTCAAGCTATGTAGGAGCTATCAGATTCCCATTATCGAAGATGATGCCTTTGGTCTCCTGCACTTTGATCAGAAAAATATCGTCCCACCGCTTAAGCAATTAGACCCACAAAATGTCATCTATATCGGCTCCCTATCCAAATTTTTGGGCTCAACAACGAAAATTGGTTGGATTTCTGCACCACTTGCTGTGCTAGATAAACTATCTACTGCACGTCAAGACTTAGACTTGACCCTAAGCATTTTTCCGCAAGTCCTTGCTAAGGATGCCCTTTCTGATGCGAGTTTTCCAGATAAAATAAAGGGGTTACGTCAGCAAATAAGGGATCGACAAGCTTATTTCTTTGATAGAATAGGGGATGGCCTTACATGCCGTAGACCCTTGGGTGGTTTTTATGTATGGGTGAGCTTAAGTCCAGAAAAAAACTTGGCCAAGCAATTAGATCAGCTAATGGCAGCAGGTATCTTATGCTTACCCAGCTTTGTTTTTGGGGATAAAGCTCCAGCTATTCGGTTAAATATTGCCAGATTGACTTTCTCTGAAATTGATTATTTATCTGAGACCTTACGTCAGATAATCGTATGA
- the thiD gene encoding bifunctional hydroxymethylpyrimidine kinase/phosphomethylpyrimidine kinase, translating into MKKTLTIAGSDSTGGAGLQADLKTFQEFSTFGMSAITSIVTMDSTRNWSHEIDTIEPYIVKKQLETIFSAGNPAALKTGMLGDIRTISVVRELLDHYQPRNIVIDPVLACKGTAGILLSENTETIRTQLLPIADITTPNLIEAGILSGLGDLSSLSEIEHAAKIIHEFGAKHVVIKGGRRFDDREALDVFYDGKSFDYLKSPIIHTDNNHGAGCTFAAAITAGLANGHTTLDAVKTAKAFVHQAIMAGAPFNAYLGHIWHGAYRDNGNRLT; encoded by the coding sequence ATGAAAAAAACACTTACCATTGCAGGAAGTGATTCAACAGGTGGTGCGGGATTACAGGCCGATTTAAAGACCTTTCAAGAATTTAGCACCTTTGGTATGAGTGCTATCACCTCTATCGTCACGATGGATAGCACACGTAACTGGTCACATGAGATCGATACAATCGAGCCATATATTGTCAAAAAACAACTCGAGACCATTTTTTCAGCCGGTAATCCTGCTGCGCTTAAAACTGGGATGTTAGGAGATATCAGAACGATTTCAGTCGTTAGGGAGCTACTTGATCACTATCAACCAAGAAATATCGTGATTGATCCAGTCCTTGCCTGTAAAGGAACTGCTGGTATCTTACTTTCTGAAAATACGGAGACGATACGTACACAGCTATTGCCCATTGCTGATATCACCACACCCAACCTGATAGAAGCCGGTATCTTATCCGGTCTTGGTGACTTAAGCAGTCTCAGTGAGATCGAGCATGCTGCAAAAATTATCCATGAATTTGGTGCCAAACATGTTGTCATTAAAGGGGGGAGACGCTTTGATGACCGTGAAGCACTTGATGTCTTTTATGATGGTAAGTCTTTTGACTATTTAAAAAGTCCCATCATCCATACCGATAATAACCACGGTGCAGGCTGTACCTTTGCTGCTGCGATTACAGCTGGTCTAGCAAATGGTCACACGACTTTAGACGCTGTAAAAACGGCTAAGGCATTTGTTCACCAAGCGATTATGGCAGGTGCCCCATTTAATGCCTATCTTGGGCATATCTGGCATGGTGCCTACCGTGATAATGGCAATCGCTTAACTTAA
- a CDS encoding ECF transporter S component, with protein MTHKKTARIEPSYGLTQNKTKQVILAALFAALAYVSIQSLHVSIFAPIGAPFFHVGNAVVALAALYLGIGYGTFAGAIGLAMFDVMNGYAVEMPIVFIGNVLVALAIQLVYRQLYPRFSDKLWLITLAVSSGVVVKLLTDFIKGVIRALVTGVSLQPAIAISFTSLLATAVNGIGTIILVTLLYAPVKRILVKLIK; from the coding sequence ATGACACATAAAAAAACAGCGCGCATAGAGCCATCCTACGGCTTAACACAGAATAAAACAAAGCAGGTCATTTTAGCTGCCCTTTTCGCCGCACTAGCCTATGTCTCAATCCAGTCACTACATGTCAGTATCTTTGCACCGATTGGTGCACCTTTTTTCCATGTTGGTAATGCAGTGGTTGCCTTGGCTGCTCTCTATCTCGGCATTGGTTACGGTACCTTTGCAGGTGCGATTGGCCTTGCCATGTTTGATGTCATGAACGGCTATGCCGTGGAGATGCCCATTGTCTTTATCGGAAATGTGCTAGTCGCCTTAGCAATTCAGCTAGTCTACAGGCAATTATATCCCCGTTTTTCAGATAAACTCTGGCTCATTACCCTTGCCGTCTCATCTGGCGTGGTTGTCAAACTATTAACCGATTTTATAAAAGGGGTGATTCGAGCGCTAGTTACGGGCGTCTCGTTGCAGCCAGCCATTGCCATCTCCTTTACCTCGCTATTAGCTACTGCTGTTAATGGTATCGGGACAATTATCCTAGTCACTCTTTTATATGCACCAGTCAAGCGTATTTTGGTCAAATTGATCAAATGA
- a CDS encoding RidA family protein, whose product MTIKTIVTDKAPGAIGPYVQGNIAGDFLFASGQIPLDPATGEIVGKTITEQTDQVMKNISGLLAAAETDFAHVIKTTCFLSDMENFVPFNTAYAKAFGTSFPARSAVEVARLPKDVLVEVEIVAYLGK is encoded by the coding sequence ATGACGATTAAAACAATTGTAACAGATAAAGCACCAGGTGCTATCGGCCCTTATGTACAAGGTAACATAGCAGGAGATTTCTTGTTTGCATCTGGTCAAATTCCCTTGGACCCCGCAACGGGTGAGATTGTCGGCAAAACAATCACAGAGCAAACAGATCAAGTGATGAAAAATATCAGTGGTCTACTTGCTGCGGCAGAGACAGATTTTGCACACGTGATCAAGACAACCTGTTTCTTAAGTGACATGGAAAACTTTGTGCCATTTAATACCGCCTATGCTAAGGCTTTTGGCACCTCATTTCCAGCACGTTCAGCTGTCGAAGTGGCACGTCTGCCTAAGGATGTGTTAGTAGAAGTTGAAATTGTTGCTTATTTAGGTAAATAA
- a CDS encoding polysaccharide deacetylase family protein, with protein MKKVLGISFFILLAALASVLIFQVFASKTGQSVNRPIKLSSQTTNKVVAKSSDTSKKDATSQALAPEDKQKTEPKWTKSDTPIKFPILMYHHIADVVNGNTLFVPANEFKMEMTALKNAGYYTLSPDEAYRVLTTNEKPADKIVWVTFDDGYKNAQETAVPILTELGMKGSFFIITGMIGNEDKMADSGLLAIKSNPLMSLGSHTVNHLDLQYATQDVATKELVESKQYLDSLLQQDTSVICYPSGRYNEQTPALATAAGYKLGLTTHPGLASSTDGLLSLNRVRMAYGQTETSFMTLIGNQ; from the coding sequence ATGAAAAAAGTATTAGGGATCTCATTTTTCATTCTGTTAGCAGCTCTAGCCAGTGTGTTGATTTTTCAGGTTTTTGCGAGTAAAACTGGTCAGTCGGTTAATCGTCCCATAAAACTGAGTAGTCAGACGACTAACAAAGTGGTGGCAAAAAGCAGCGACACAAGCAAAAAAGACGCCACATCACAAGCCTTAGCACCTGAGGACAAGCAAAAAACTGAGCCTAAGTGGACGAAATCTGATACGCCAATCAAGTTTCCAATCTTGATGTATCATCATATCGCAGATGTCGTAAATGGCAACACCCTATTTGTACCTGCCAATGAGTTTAAGATGGAGATGACGGCGCTTAAAAATGCAGGCTACTACACTTTGAGCCCAGATGAAGCATACCGTGTCTTGACAACAAATGAAAAGCCAGCAGACAAAATAGTCTGGGTAACCTTTGATGATGGCTACAAGAATGCACAGGAAACAGCAGTACCGATTTTGACTGAACTTGGTATGAAGGGTAGCTTTTTCATCATTACTGGTATGATCGGTAATGAGGATAAGATGGCTGATAGCGGCTTATTAGCGATTAAGTCGAATCCGCTCATGTCGCTTGGTAGTCATACGGTCAATCATCTAGATTTGCAGTATGCGACGCAAGATGTAGCAACAAAAGAATTGGTGGAGTCGAAGCAATATTTAGATAGTTTATTACAACAAGATACCTCTGTGATTTGTTACCCATCTGGTCGCTATAATGAACAGACCCCCGCTTTAGCCACTGCTGCTGGTTATAAACTTGGCCTAACAACGCATCCTGGTTTAGCAAGTAGTACAGATGGCTTGTTGTCACTTAATCGGGTGCGCATGGCCTATGGGCAAACGGAAACAAGTTTTATGACCTTAATTGGCAATCAGTAA